From Aspergillus fumigatus Af293 chromosome 3, whole genome shotgun sequence, a single genomic window includes:
- a CDS encoding threonine synthase THR4 produces MSHTLSQKYLSTRGASYGLSFEDVVLKGLASDGGLFIPEEIPSLPAGWETEWRDLSFEDLAYRIMSLYISPSEIPSEDLQDIIRRSYATFRHPERTPLVELDGKRNLYLLELFHGPTFAFKDVALQFLGNLFEYFLVRKNEGKEGKDRHHLTVIGATSGDTGSAAIYGLRGKKDVSIFILFPTGRVSPIQQAQMTTVLDANVHNLTVEGSFDDCQDIVKALFADPDLNSTHNIAAVNSINWARILAQITYYFYSYFSLTKTSAFSKDTKMRFVVPSGNFGDILAGWFAKRMGLPAEKLVIATNENDILDRFFRSGGQYTKNTTQAEGVKETHSPAMDILVSSNFERLLWFLAFQADCAGSVDGRRKHACESVSNWLNQLKTQGGFTVPQAVLEGAKAEFESERVSNGETIDQIKSTYTSSFPSNLGPGSAKSSKTGGYILDPHSAVGVRAALRSIERNPGVKHISLSTAHPAKFASAVDLALRAEDGYDFTEVLPQEFIGLEQRESRVTPIRAGAGWVGVREVVKAEVEQELQGLR; encoded by the exons ATGTCTCATACACTTTCGCAAAAATATCTCAGCACACGGGGTGCCTCCTACGGG CTGTCCTTCGAAGATGTCGTCCTTAAAGGACTGGCGTCCGATGGTGGCCTGTTCATCCCCGAAGAAATCCCTTCGCTTCCTGCGGGATGGGAGACAGAGTGGCGCGACCTCAGTTTTGAAGATCTCGCATATCGTATCATGTCATTGTACATCTCGCCGAGCGAAATCCCCTCGGAAGACCTCCAAGATATCATTAGACGCTCATACGCTACGTTCCGGCACCCTGAGAGGACGCCTCTGGTTGAATTGGATGGAAAACGCAACCTCTACTTGCTCGAATTGTTCCATGGACCAACATTCGCCTTCAAGGACGTCGCGCTACAGTTCCTCGGAAACCTCTTTGAATATTTCTTGGTGCGCAAGAATGAAGGCAAGGAGGGTAAGGACAGACACCACCTGACCGTTATTGGTGCTACTAGTGGCGATACTGGATCGGCAGCGATCTATGGTCTCCGGGGCAAGAAGGatgtctccatcttcatcctcttccccaCTGGACGGGTGTCGCCTATCCAGCAAGCTCAGATGACGACAGTCTTGGATGCCAACGTCCACAACCTGACAGTCGAGGGCTCTTTCGATGATTGCCAGGACATTGTAAAGGCCTTGTTTGCTGATCCTGATCTCAACTCAACCCACAACATTGCTGCTGTTAACTCCATCAACTGGGCTCGTATCCTGGCTCAGATCACATACTACTTTTActcctacttctctcttacCAAGacctccgccttctccaaAGACACGAAGATGCGCTTCGTCGTTCCTTCAGGAAATTTCGGTGACATTCTCGCCGGATGGTTCGCTAAGCGCATGGGTCTTCCCGCTGAGAAGCTTGTCATCGCAACCAACGAGAACGACATCCTGGACCGCTTCTTCCGTAGTGGTGGCCAGTACACCAAGAACACCACTCAGGCCGAAGGCGTCAAGGAGACTCACAGCCCCGCCATGGACATCCTTGTCAGCAGCAACTTTGAGCGTCTCCTCTGGTTCCTTGCATTCCAGGCGGACTGCGCCGGCTCTGTAGACGGAAGACGCAAGCATGCCTGTGAGAGCGTCAGCAATTGGCTCAATCAGCTCAAGACACAGGGTGGTTTCACCGTACCCCAGGCAGTCCTCGAGGGCGCCAAGGCCGAGTTTGAGAGCGAGCGGGTGAGCAACGGCGAGACCATTGACCAGATTAAGTCCACCTAcacctcttccttcccctccAATCTCGGCCCTGGCAGCGCCAAGAGCTCCAAGACTGGCGGTTACATTCTCGACCCTCACTCTGCCGTCGGTGTGCGGGCAGCTCTGCGGTCTATCGAGCGGAATCCTGGTGTCAAGCATATCTCCCTCTCCACAGCCCACCCGGCCAAGTTCGCCAGCGCCGTCGACCTGGCCCTTCGCGCCGAAGACGGGTATGACTTCACCGAGGTTCTTCCTCAGGAATTCATCGGGCTCGAGCAGCGCGAAAGCCGAGTTACTCCTATCCGCGCCGGCGCCGGATGGGTAGGTGTCCGGGAAGTAGTCAAGGCCGAAGTCGAGCAGGAGCTGCAGGGCTTGAGGTAG